One genomic window of Chanos chanos chromosome 13, fChaCha1.1, whole genome shotgun sequence includes the following:
- the arhgdig gene encoding rho GDP-dissociation inhibitor 3 isoform X2 has translation MADKETEVPVVDDEDETDLNYQPPAQKSLQEIQELDKDDESLNKYKQTLLGSGPVVADPTIPNVQVTRLTLMCDQAPGPITMDLTGDLEALKKQSFTMKEGVDYRVKIHFKVNREIVSGLKYVHLTYRKGLRVDKSVYMVGSYGPRSEEHEYLTPVEEAPKGMIVRGSYHIKSFFTDDDKTDHLSWEWNLHIKKDWDE, from the exons ATGGCTGACAAAGAGACTGAGGTTCCTGTGGTGGATGACGAAGATGAGACTGACCTGAACTACCAGCCCCCTGCCCAGAAGTCCCTGCAGGAGATCCAGGAACTGGACAAGGACGATGAGAGCCTGAACAAGTACAAGCAGACGCTGCTTGGATCAGGGCCTGTGGTGGCAG ATCCAACCATCCCGAACGTTCAGGTGACCAGATTGACTCTGATGTGTGACCAGGCCCCAGGACCAATCACCATGGACCTGACAG GTGACCTTGAAGCTTTGAAGAAACAGAGTTTTACCATGAAGGAGGGAGTCGACTACAGGGTGAAGATTCacttcaag GTCAACAGGGAGATTGTGTCTGGGCTGAAGTACGTGCATTTGACCTACAGGAAAGGACTCCGAG TTGACAAATCTGTGTACATGGTCGGGAGCTATGGGCCGAGGTCAGAGGAGCACGAATACCTCACTCCTGTGGAGGAGGCGCCGAAAGGCATGATTGTCCGAGGGAGTTACCACATCAAGTCCTTCTTCACAGACGATGACAAAACGGACCACCTGTCCTGGGAGTGGAACCTGCATATCAAAAAGGACTGGGATGAATAG